From Nicotiana tabacum cultivar K326 chromosome 22, ASM71507v2, whole genome shotgun sequence, one genomic window encodes:
- the LOC107820975 gene encoding large ribosomal subunit protein eL20-like: MVTYKFHQYQVVGRALPTENDEHPKIYRMKLWATNEVRAKSKFWYYLRKLKKVKKSNGQMLAINEIFEKNPTKIKNYGIWLRYQSRTGYHNMYKEYRDTTLNGAVEQMYTEMASRHRVRHHCIQIIKTATIPAKLCKRESTKQFHDSKIKFPLVFKKVRPPSRKLKTTYKATRPNLFM, encoded by the exons ATGGTGACCTACAAA TTTCATCAGTACCAGGTGGTGGGCAGAGCTCTGCCAACAGAGAACGATGAGCACCCAAAGATCTACCGCATGAAGCTTTGGGCAACCAATGAGGTTCGTGCCAAATCCAAGTTCTG GTACTACTTGAGAAAGTTGAAGAAGGTGAAGAAGAGTAATGGGCAGATGCTGGCTATTAATGAG ATCTTTGAGAAGAATCCAACTAAGATCAAGAACTACGGTATATGGCTGCGTTATCAGAGTAGAACTGGGTACCACAACATGTACAAGGAGTACCGGGATACCACtttgaatggagctgtggaacaGATGTACACTGAGATGGCTTCACGTCACAGGGTCCGACATCACTGCATCCAAATCATCAAGACAGCCACTATTCCAGCTAAGCTGTGTAAGAGGGAGAGCACCAAGCAGTTCCATGACTCCAAAATCAAGTTCCCATTGGTGTTCAAGAAAGTCAGACCACCTAGTAGGAAACTCAAGACAACATACAAGGCTACCAGACCCAACTTGTTCATGTAA